A genome region from Mycobacterium florentinum includes the following:
- a CDS encoding aspartate-semialdehyde dehydrogenase: protein MVAIGVVGATGQVGQVMRNLLDERDFPATTVRFFASARSQGRKLPFRGQEIEVEDAATADPSGLDIALFSAGKTMSLVQAPRFAAAGVTVIDNSSAWRKDPDVPLVVSEVNFVRDAANRPKGIIANPNCTTMAAMPVLMPLHQEAGLQRLVVSSYQAVSGSGLAGVEELATQARAVIDDAEQLVHDGSALAFPAPKTYVAPIAFNVLPLAGSLVNDGSGETDEDQKLRHESRKILGIPDLLVSGTCVRVPVFTGHSLSINAEFARPLSPQRARELLGAAPGVKVVDVPTALAAAGVDDSLVGRIRHDPGVPDGRGLALFVSGDNLRKGAALNTIQIAELLAAEL, encoded by the coding sequence ATGGTTGCCATAGGCGTAGTGGGCGCCACCGGCCAGGTGGGCCAGGTGATGCGCAATTTGCTCGACGAGCGGGACTTCCCCGCGACGACGGTGCGATTCTTCGCGTCGGCCCGCTCGCAGGGCCGCAAGCTGCCCTTCCGCGGCCAGGAGATCGAGGTCGAGGACGCAGCGACGGCGGACCCGTCCGGTCTGGACATCGCGCTGTTCTCGGCCGGCAAGACGATGTCGCTGGTCCAGGCCCCGCGCTTCGCCGCGGCCGGGGTGACCGTAATCGACAACTCGTCGGCCTGGCGCAAGGACCCGGACGTGCCGCTGGTGGTGTCCGAGGTGAACTTCGTGCGTGACGCCGCCAACCGACCCAAGGGCATCATCGCCAACCCGAACTGCACCACGATGGCCGCGATGCCGGTGCTGATGCCGCTGCACCAGGAAGCTGGCTTGCAGCGCCTGGTGGTGTCGAGTTATCAGGCGGTGTCCGGCAGCGGGTTGGCCGGTGTCGAGGAGCTGGCGACGCAGGCGCGCGCGGTGATCGACGACGCCGAACAGTTGGTGCACGACGGGAGCGCGCTGGCGTTCCCCGCGCCCAAGACCTACGTCGCGCCCATCGCCTTCAACGTGCTGCCGCTGGCCGGATCGCTGGTGAACGACGGCTCCGGGGAGACCGACGAGGACCAGAAGCTGCGCCACGAGAGCCGCAAGATTCTCGGCATCCCCGATCTGCTGGTCAGCGGGACCTGCGTGCGGGTTCCGGTGTTCACCGGGCACTCGCTGTCGATCAATGCCGAATTCGCCCGGCCGCTTTCGCCGCAGCGGGCCCGCGAGCTGCTCGGTGCGGCCCCCGGTGTGAAGGTGGTCGACGTGCCGACCGCCTTGGCTGCCGCCGGGGTCGACGACTCGTTGGTCGGCCGGATTCGCCACGACCCGGGCGTGCCTGACGGGCGTGGCCTGGCGTTGTTCGTCTCGGGGGACAATCTTCGTAAAGGCGCGGCGCTCA